The sequence below is a genomic window from Pleurocapsa sp. PCC 7327.
GAGAAATGATGAGTACAGACAAAGTTATCCGAGTAGGGGTTTTAGGGTTTGGAGGATTAGGACAAGCGGCTGCCAGAGTTCTCGAACCTAAGATAGAGATGAAATGGGTAGCAGTTGCCGATCGCAAGGGATATGCTTACAATGAGATGGGCTTGGATGGAGATGCTTGTATTGCCGCTTGTCGGGATAAAGGATCGGTGGGATATGTACGACCCTACGGAACGCTCGCTAGCAATAGTATTCAAGAATTATTAGCCAAGGCAAATACAGACGGTTATTTCCTCGCCTTGCCCAACTTGCCAAATACTTTTATGGCAGATGTCGCGCGGATGTTCATCCAATCCGGTTGGCGAGGCGTTTTGGTAGATGCGCTCAAACGTACCAGTGCGGTAGAGCAATTATTGCAGTTGCGAGGCGAACTACAAGCAGTAGGCATTACTTACATGACGGGATGCGGGGCAACGCCAGGACTGCTAACGGCGGCAGCAGCGCTTGCCGCTCAAAGTTATGCAGAAATTCACAGCGTTAAAATTACCTTTGGAGTAGGAATCGCTAACTGGGAAGCTTATCGGGCAACCATTCGCGAAGATATCGCCCATTTACCAGGCTACAACGTAGAAAAAGCCAGGGCAATGAGCGATGCTGAGGTAGAGATGCTCTTAGATAAAACCAATGGAATTTTGGCGCTAGAAAACATGGAACATGCCGACGATATCATACTAGAGTTAGCAGGAATCTGTCCGCGCGATCGCGTTTCGGTTGGCGGTGTCGTCGATACCCGCAATCCCAAAAAGCCACTCAGTACCCATGTTAAGGTAGCGGGACGGACATTCGAGGGCAAAATTTCTACCCATACCTTTACGCTAGGCGACGAAACCAGCATGGCAGCTAATGTTTGCGGTCCCGCTTTCGGCTATCTTAAAGCTGGCATTGCTTTGCACCGTCGCGGAATTTACGGGTTGTTTACCGCAGCAGAAGTTATGCCTCAGTTTGTTAAGTAAGTGGAAAGTCACCTAGATTTTAGGAGCGCAGACATAACACTGGCATGCTTGTTCGGAGCTTGCACCACTTACAGAATAATTAAAGGTTCGGTCTGGTAAGATCGAATCTGTAGTGCGCTCATCGTAGCGTGCGCGTAAGCGCATACGTCCCACTCGCAAGCAAGACGCTCGCACTATGATTACGGTTGTTCGATTGGATTTATTCTAATGAAGAGAAAATCGAGTTAGATATGCGATCGCCTAAAAATACGGACGGTTAGTTTCAACGTAATTAATAATTTCTGGAAAGAAACTCAGAAAATCTAGCTCGATTTCATCATAATTTTTTAAGAGTTCGTCTTGAGCTAGTGCCAGACTATTTGCTCTTTTAATCCGTCGAGACAAACGCTGACAAGCTAGATCGATCCCTTCGATTTTTTTATACAAAACTAACCAGTTTTCAGAAATCATTACGGGCAGATTTCTTTGCAGTCTTTCGGGTAAAATATTCCTATTCTTCTCTAAAATTTTATAAATCTTATCGGCAAATTCTTCTAGAGACTCTTTTGAGAATTGCGACCAGTTTTTAGCCAAAAAATGATCGTAAAAAATATCTATTATAACACCGGAAAAATGGCGATGAATTTTGCTGAGGCGCTGTTTACTTTCTTTGTAAAAATAGTGAGTATCAGTAAAAAAGTCTACTCGTCGATGAGTCTCAATTCCCTTGAGTATGCTTTCACTATAATGAGTTTTGTATCTTTCTAGAGAACCTTTAACAAAATCGCCAAGCAAATTGCCAATGCGAGATTCTGGCGTATCTTCTGCTAGAAATAAATGAGCCAAATAATTCATTAATTTAAGGTCTGTTGACTCTTTTTCAAGCACAAGGTTTGCGTCTCTACATCTAGTTGTTTTGACTTTTTATGATGAAAACGAATGCCTAAAAACACATCATAAAGGAAACTCCAAAAGTTTTTTCTCTCCAGTAAACCTAGAGATTGATCGCATCCTTTGGCATCTAAAAGCGGTTTGGTAGCATAATAGGCAGCTTGATATTTATACCAAGGAATCGAGGGCCACAGATGATGAATGAGGTGATAATTTTGTCCGAGAATGAGAAGATTGAGGATAGAGTTGGGATAGACTCTCGCATTTTTCCAGCGATCGCGCTCTTGAAAAGGACGATGGGGTAGATAATCAAAAAAAAGCCCTAGCGCTAACCCTACTACTAAAGCTGGAACGAACCAAAAGTTCATAATATAGCCAATAAAACCATAGTGGCATCCCAGAAAAACAACTGTGATAAGAAACAGTCGGCTTAAAAACCATTCAAGCAACTCATAATTGCGCCACAAACGCCGCTTGAAGAAAAAAACTTCATGATAAAAAAAGCGTGCCGCAATTAACCACAAAGGTCCCCCAGTAGAGACAAAATGGTCGGGATCGTTTTCGGGATCGTTGACGTGAGCGTGGTGTTGCAAGTGTACTCTGGTAAATACGGGAAAGGCAAATCCCAACATCAGCGCGCTGCCGTGTCCCAGAATAGCATTAAGAATTCGGTTTCGATGGGCGCTGTTGTGAGATGCATCATGAATGACCGTACCTGCTAAATGCAAAGCCAGAACATTAAAACAAAAACAGCACCAATCCCACCAATCCCACAACCAATAACCACAAACTGAAAAAACAATTAGCCCTAAAGCTGCTAAAAACATGATCGCAGTAGGATTTAATCCATCGGGCGCTTTTAGAAACTCTTTGGGCACCGTCAGCAGCATCTGGGCCGACTGCATCGTTGTTGTTGCTCCTTTTTATCCTTTGTTTATCCTTCCCTCGCGTAGTTTACAATACAACGGCTATTAGATAAAGATTTGTAACATTATCTCATCTAATATGTAACAGCTAGATAAATAAGTTACTAATTGTCATTTGTTCTTTGTCATGCGTCATTGGGATTGGGGGAAAGGGGAAAGGGTAAAGTCTTCCGCACTACCGACTGCTTGCGAAAGATGCGTGAAACCTTGTGCTTCTAATCTGGTAACTAATCCTTCTAGAATGCGACGTACCATCCAAGGTCCTTCATAAATCCAACCCGTATAGACTTGTAGCAGACTCGCACCAGCCGTAATTTTTTCCCAGGCATCATCGGGGGTAAAAATACCTCCAACCCCAATAATTGGGAGTTTACCTTGGGTTTTGTGCCAAATAAAGCGGATTATCTCTGTAGAGCGCTGGCGCACGGGAGTGCCGCTAATTCCTCCGGCTTCGTCTTTAATATCTTTCCCCGTCGCTTCGAGAATTTGGGTTTTAAGTCCGTCTCGTCGAGTCGTGGTGTTGGTGGCAATAATACCAGCTAAATTATAGGCTTTCGCTAAGTCTAGGATAGTCGCGATCGCATCCCCATCCAAGTCGGGAGAGATTTTAATTAATAGCGGCTTACTGCCCCGATTTTCTGCAACCAATGCTGCCAAAATGGGTTCGAGTTGTTCTCCTGCTTGGAGCGATCGCAATCCTGGCGTATTGGGAGAACTCACGTTCGCAACAAAATAATCAGCCCAATCTCTCAGATAGCGAAAACTTTCCACATAATCCTCTGCTGCCTCCTCCAATGGAGTTATTTTAGACTTACACAGATTAATCCCGATAGGAATGCGACGAGGCTGTCTTTGCCAAGCTTGTCGCAGGGTTTTTGACATAGCTTCTGCGCCTTGATTGTTCGCTCCCATGCGATTTAGGATGGCTCGATCCAACGGCAGGCGAAACAAGCGAGGACGAGGATTGCCAGGTTGCGGGTGAAGCGTTACTGCTCCTAATTCTGCAAACCCAAAACCCAAACTATTCCAGATTCCAGCCGCTACTCCATCTTTATCGCAACCCGGAGCCAAACCGACGGGATTATCAAAATTAAGTCCCCACAAGGTTTGTGAGAGTCGCGGCTCGCTGTAGACAAAGGATTGCTCGCATTGTTTCAGCACCCAGCCTCCCCAAACAGAATGACGCGATCGCTCTATCCGATTTAGAGTTTTGAGGAGTTGCTGATGCGCCCCCTCTGGATTGTTTTTAGCAGCAGCGAAAATGAGTGGATATAAAGGTTGCGCGAAATTAAACATAGAAGAATAGTTGGGAAGTGAGATTGGTAAGTAGTAATTTTACTGATTTTCGTACAGATTTTTCCGTAGAAATAACCAGTGATTTATAAAGTCTTTAAGATCTTACTATTTTCATTTTAGTAAATCTTCGAGATCGAGACTATTTTAAAGGCATAAATAATTGACTCGTTCCGAATTTATTGATTTCTTTTCAGTATTTTCTCGATATTTTCTCTTGAAAAGATGTTTTTTTGGTAAAAAATGATTCTCTTGGATGACATGATAACAATAACTGGGCAGACTAGAATTAAGGCAAAATAATCAGTTTAAAAAGTAAGGAGAAATCAAAAAATGAAAAGGATATTCAAACTAAGACTAGCAATTTCTGTGGCTGGTTTTGCTATTGCTGGTTTGCTTTTTTCTAAAGCAGCCGAGGCAGTTACCCTGTATAGAGTTTCACAAGAAACTGCTGTCAACAGCAGCAACTACAATCTCTTGGGGTATATTAAACCTTTTGTTACGACACAAACAGTTAGCCAGTACTACAATTACAAAAACTCCTCGTTTGGTGGTTCTAATATTCAACTTGTCAACGATCGCTCGCATCTCTTTTTAGTTCAGGCAAAAGATGGTTTAGCCCTTTTCTCAGTTCATAATTCACCAGCTACCTCAGATAGAACTGGTGGTAATGCACGAATGCAATTTGATTTGTTGGGAGATCCTAACAAAGCCTCGTTTATGGTGAGAGACGATGCAAGCGATACATATCTCGTAAATGGTACGGTTATAAACGCCGCTAATTCGACTTTAAGAGGCGATACTTTTACCACAGCCCAAAATTGGCAACCCGGTAAAACAGATGGCTTTGCAATTGGTTCTCTCAACGACAACTGGACAACGTGAGTTCGATAAGGTTAAAAGACGGCAGGAGGAAGGGCTGGTAAGCCTGAGGGTTCTAAATCGAGAGAAGGTTTTTTGGGTAGGTAAGTGTAAGCTATCAATCCAGCTAAGAGATTGACTAGAAAATTCCAAACACTTCGGTGTCTCGAATGCTCGATTTGAGAAATGTTCTTGAGTTGGTCATTGACGGTTTCAATCAAGGCTCGTTTACGCAACAAAATTTTGTCGATTAACCGCACTAACTGCTGTTTCATCTTTTTCTTGCGTCGTGTAATCAGTTCGAGTCCTCGCTGGTAAAGTTGCTCAAATAGCTCTTGAGAAATATA
It includes:
- a CDS encoding saccharopine dehydrogenase-like oxidoreductase, whose protein sequence is MMSTDKVIRVGVLGFGGLGQAAARVLEPKIEMKWVAVADRKGYAYNEMGLDGDACIAACRDKGSVGYVRPYGTLASNSIQELLAKANTDGYFLALPNLPNTFMADVARMFIQSGWRGVLVDALKRTSAVEQLLQLRGELQAVGITYMTGCGATPGLLTAAAALAAQSYAEIHSVKITFGVGIANWEAYRATIREDIAHLPGYNVEKARAMSDAEVEMLLDKTNGILALENMEHADDIILELAGICPRDRVSVGGVVDTRNPKKPLSTHVKVAGRTFEGKISTHTFTLGDETSMAANVCGPAFGYLKAGIALHRRGIYGLFTAAEVMPQFVK
- a CDS encoding ACP phosphodiesterase, which produces MNYLAHLFLAEDTPESRIGNLLGDFVKGSLERYKTHYSESILKGIETHRRVDFFTDTHYFYKESKQRLSKIHRHFSGVIIDIFYDHFLAKNWSQFSKESLEEFADKIYKILEKNRNILPERLQRNLPVMISENWLVLYKKIEGIDLACQRLSRRIKRANSLALAQDELLKNYDEIELDFLSFFPEIINYVETNRPYF
- the crtR gene encoding beta-carotene hydroxylase, which codes for MQSAQMLLTVPKEFLKAPDGLNPTAIMFLAALGLIVFSVCGYWLWDWWDWCCFCFNVLALHLAGTVIHDASHNSAHRNRILNAILGHGSALMLGFAFPVFTRVHLQHHAHVNDPENDPDHFVSTGGPLWLIAARFFYHEVFFFKRRLWRNYELLEWFLSRLFLITVVFLGCHYGFIGYIMNFWFVPALVVGLALGLFFDYLPHRPFQERDRWKNARVYPNSILNLLILGQNYHLIHHLWPSIPWYKYQAAYYATKPLLDAKGCDQSLGLLERKNFWSFLYDVFLGIRFHHKKSKQLDVETQTLCLKKSQQTLN
- a CDS encoding quinone-dependent dihydroorotate dehydrogenase, which gives rise to MFNFAQPLYPLIFAAAKNNPEGAHQQLLKTLNRIERSRHSVWGGWVLKQCEQSFVYSEPRLSQTLWGLNFDNPVGLAPGCDKDGVAAGIWNSLGFGFAELGAVTLHPQPGNPRPRLFRLPLDRAILNRMGANNQGAEAMSKTLRQAWQRQPRRIPIGINLCKSKITPLEEAAEDYVESFRYLRDWADYFVANVSSPNTPGLRSLQAGEQLEPILAALVAENRGSKPLLIKISPDLDGDAIATILDLAKAYNLAGIIATNTTTRRDGLKTQILEATGKDIKDEAGGISGTPVRQRSTEIIRFIWHKTQGKLPIIGVGGIFTPDDAWEKITAGASLLQVYTGWIYEGPWMVRRILEGLVTRLEAQGFTHLSQAVGSAEDFTLSPFPQSQ